In one window of Pseudomonas chlororaphis subsp. chlororaphis DNA:
- the cpaB gene encoding Flp pilus assembly protein CpaB gives MSSRTFTLVTLSVVLGLGAAWMANTWLNARLNATPDDNQQNVVVATVEIAFGQMVEPQQVALVRMPKETVPEDAFDATEKVVGKIATFSMLRGDILRGARLAEHLGGSTLASLIEPTKRAISVRVDDVVGVGGFLLPGNRVDVLATRQTGNTGDAESKTILEDLRVLAVDQTASTDKTQPVVVRAVTLEMTPQQAEELVKGMAAGKLQLALRNPLDNQKQPAMVEPVAMIQEVPAPPVVRPIVRRRASGDSGITVIRGIEVNVVKSQL, from the coding sequence ATGAGTTCTCGTACTTTCACTCTGGTGACCCTGTCCGTGGTTCTGGGCCTGGGCGCGGCATGGATGGCCAACACCTGGCTCAATGCACGGCTCAACGCCACCCCCGACGATAACCAGCAGAACGTGGTGGTGGCGACCGTGGAAATCGCTTTCGGGCAAATGGTCGAGCCACAGCAGGTCGCGCTGGTCCGTATGCCCAAGGAGACGGTGCCCGAGGATGCTTTCGACGCGACCGAGAAGGTGGTGGGCAAGATCGCCACCTTCTCCATGCTGCGCGGCGACATCCTGCGCGGTGCGCGTCTGGCCGAACACCTGGGCGGCAGTACCCTGGCGTCGCTGATCGAGCCCACCAAGCGTGCGATCTCGGTCCGGGTGGACGACGTGGTCGGCGTGGGGGGCTTCCTGTTGCCGGGTAACCGGGTCGATGTGCTGGCTACCCGGCAGACCGGCAATACCGGCGATGCCGAATCCAAGACCATCCTGGAAGACCTGCGGGTGCTGGCGGTGGACCAGACGGCCAGTACTGACAAGACCCAACCGGTGGTCGTGCGCGCCGTGACCCTGGAAATGACCCCCCAGCAGGCCGAGGAATTGGTCAAGGGGATGGCGGCCGGCAAGCTGCAACTGGCCCTGCGCAATCCGCTGGACAACCAGAAGCAACCGGCGATGGTCGAGCCGGTCGCGATGATCCAGGAAGTGCCTGCCCCTCCCGTGGTGCGGCCGATTGTCCGGCGTCGTGCCAGCGGCGACAGCGGGATCACGGTGATCCGCGGGATCGAGGTCAACGTTGTGAAGTCCCAGCTGTAA